The following DNA comes from Mucilaginibacter jinjuensis.
TGCAATGCGCCGCCACCCGCACCAACAAATACAAATTTGGTGGTTATTTTGCGGCTGCCACCGTTTGCAAGGTCTTTAACTTTAACTACCCAATTGCTGCCTTTACGTTTAATATCGGTAACATCGTGCTGCAGGTGCATGTTTACACCGGTTTGCAGTTTCAAATAATTGAATAAGCTGTTGGTTAATGAGCCAAAGTTAACATCGGTACCCAAATCCATTTTAGTGGCTGATACCTTTTCGTTAGGGTCGCGGCCTTCCATTACCAGGGGAACCCATTGTTGCAGTAGGGCTTTATCCTCACTGTATTCCATGCCTTTAAACAAGTGGTTCTTGGTTAAGGCTTCATGGCGTTTTTTAAGATAATCAACATTTTCATCGCCCCAAACAAAACTCATGTGCGGTACGGTGCTGATGAAAGACTCGGCAGATTTTATCAAACCGTTCTCAACCAAATACGACCAAAATTCTTTCGAGATCTCAAACTGGTCGGCAATTTTAATCGCCTTCGAAATATCAACCGTTCCGTCCTGAAGCTGTGGCGTATAATTTAATTCGCAAAAAGCAGAGTGACCTGTACCTGCGTTATTCATCGCGTCCGAACTTTCGGCAGCAATAACGTCCAACCGTTCAAAAATTTCGATGGTAAGGTCGGGTTGCAGGGTTTTAAGCATAGCGCCTAAAGTTGCGCTCATGATGCCTGCACCAATTAATACTACGTCAGCTTCTTGTTTTATAGATGTTTGGGTACTCATTTTATATTTGAACGTTGCATGTACATTCAATCGGTTTGCATAATTAATAAAATATTTGCAGAGCTGATGCAATAGATTGCAATTTTACAATAATGTTGCTTAAATTTTTTTAAAGGAATGTTTAATACCAAAAACCGGATTAGTCGGCTAATGTTTCTGTGTGGACTGATTTATGATCTTTAAATGATTATAGGTATTAGGCTTGCGGCACATGTATTTAGTACATTGTAGAGGCACAATATTTTGTGTCTTTCTAATAAAGTTATTCCTCTCTAAAATTAGTAAAGCAATCACAGTGCAACTATCAATGGTTGTTCCCGCTCTTCGTTCCAAATCCTCGCTTTACCGCATCACGAGCCCAACACACGCTGTGGTTTTTACACTGCGATCGGGTTTATTGATGAACGACGCTGCATGCGGTTAGAATTTTACAAGCTTTTTTTACTTCCCCTCTTGAGAGGGGCCGCGATGGATAGTGCGAGTGCAGGGGTGTGTCATCTGCGATAAAAAATATAAAGAAGCCCACAAACCTGCACACCTCTTGAGACGGGAATCGCACAATCCATCACAATCTCACAACACAATTTTTATCCCCGTATGTATAATCATAAACCAATAATGATGAAGAACATACATAGCTTTACCTTACTATTATTTGCAGCAGCGGTGGTTGCAAGTTGCGGTAATAACCCCAAACCCATATCAAAAAATATTACCAAAACCACGGTAACAGTTAATGATAAAAAAGACAGCGTAATTAATAACCCACAGAAAAATTACGGAACGGCAACCATATCCGATCCCTGTACCAAACTATTGCTGCAAAACATACAGGCCAGCGATCATTTTAAAAGCCTTACAGCAGGTAAGCCGGCTGCCAGTATTTCGTACACCATTAATTGGGTAAAAGCTGCAGAACCTAAAATGCGGAGCAATGGCGGTAAAATAACCAACGGTATTGAGGTTGCTGTGAACGAGAAGAAGGATAAAACCAAAAGCAAGATTGGCTCCTATATTTATAATAACGAAGACGCTAAATTGTATAATGCAAACAAGGCCGGCCAATATGATGTGTTAGATAAAGTTGATTCGGCGGCGCTGAAGCAAATCCGCAACGGTTGTTATTGGGGTGTGGCATCACACAACTAAATGCCGATTTGCTATATTAGCCGCTTAATAAACCTTAACTAATTGACCAAGCGCGATTATGATGCCGTTGTAGTTGGCTCGGGGCCAAACGGGCTTGCTGCTGCTATTACTATGCAACAGGCAGGGCTATCTGTTTTGTTGATAGAAGCCAAGGATACCATAGGCGGCGGCCTGCGCACAGCCGAATTAACCTTGCCCGGTTTTAAGCATGATGTATGTTCGGCTATTCATCCGCTGGCGGTAAGTTCTCCCTTTTTTAAAAATTTGCCGTTAAAAAAGTATGGTCTGGAGTTTATTTATTCGCCCAATGCAGCTGCGCATCCGTTTGATGATAGTGCGGCCGCTGTTCTGCAAAATTCATTACTGGCTACAGCCACAGGTTTGGGGGCTGATGCATCGGCTTACCAAAAATTAATACAACCACTTTTAACATCCTGGCCGGATATTTTGCCCGATGTTCTGGCTCCATTACAATGGCCGGCTCATCCGTTAAAGATGGCTGGTTTCGGTATAAAAGCGTTGCGTTCTGCCGAAAGTATCGCGAAGCAATATTTTGAGACGGAGGAAGCTAAAGCGTTATGGGCTGGGATGGCTGCACACGGTATGCAACCACTCCATAAACCGGTAACGGCTGCTATAGCGTTGGTTTTATTATTAGCTGCACACTATAAAGGCTGGCCCATACCCAAAGGGGGCTCGCAACAAATTGCAGATGCCCTGGCTGCACATTTTATAGCACTAGGAGGGAAAATTGAGACCGGTACAATGGTTACTTCGCTTCAGCAATTACCATCGAGCCATGCAGTATTGTTTGATGTTGGTCCGCGGCAATTGCTACAGATAGCGGGACATAGTTTCTCATCAATTTACAAATGGCAACTGGAACGCTACAAATATGGCATGGGCGTTTATAAGGTAGATTGGGCACTGGCCGAGCCAATCCCTTTTACTGCCGAAGCCTGCCGCCAGGCAGGTACAGTACATATTGGTGGTACTTATGCCGAAGTTGCAGCAAGTGAACAAGCCGCATGGGAAGGACGAATCAGCGATAAGCCTTTTGTTTTGCTGGCACAACAAAGTTTATTTGATGATACCCGTGCACCAGAAGGCAAACACTCAGCCTGGGGCTATTGCCATGTACCAAACGCATCGACTGTTGACATGACTAATGTTATCGAAAAACAGGTAGAACGTTTTGCTCCTGGTTTTCGCGAACGAATTATTGGCAGGCATACCATGGATTCGAAACAGATGGAAACCTATAACCCCAATTATTTTGGCGGCGATATAAATGGAGGAATTCAAAATATAACACAATTATTTACTCGTCCGGCCTTAAGATTTTCGCCTTATCGTACCTCAGCCAGGGGGCTGTACATCTGTTCTGCATCAACCCCGCCGGGTGGTGGTGTACATGGTATGTGTGGCTACCATGCAGCTAAGCGTGCGCTGAAAGATGTTTTTAAGCTTTCTTAGTGCCCCTGGTAGATTGGCGCATCTTTTCTTCCGCTTTTTTTACTTCGTCTTTTTCGCTCAAGGGCAAATCGGTCTCAATTTTGGTTTTGCTTTTAGCATTAGCAGGTTTACTCTTATTTAATTCAGTTTTCATTGGTTTGGTCTCCTTATAAATAGTAACTGCTGATGTAGGCATTTGTTTACTAAAAGAGATCCTATTGTAAGATTTTGCCGAGCGCAAACTTGTTTGTTTTACTGAAAAATAACTTAGCTTTATCCCAATCAATAACCTAACAATCTACAATCAATATGTTAAACAATCCATCTAAGGCCTTAATCAGGCTGGCTGTGCTTTGTATCGCGCTATTTTTACCCGTTGTGCTTTTTGCTCAAAATAGTAAACCAAAGTTTAGGGTAATTGCGTTTTATACCGCTAAAAATGATCAGGCGCATATCAGTTTTGTACATGAAGCCAATAAGTGGTTTCCGCAGATGGCCGAAAAGTATAAGTTTGCCTACGACTCTACCAGTAACTGGAGCAACCTTAACGCCGAATATTTATCGCATTACCAGGTGGTACTATTTTTAGATACCCGCCCTGATGATCCCGCCCAACGTGAGGCTTTTCAGAAATATATGGAGAACGGTGGCGGCTGGATGGGCTTCCATTTTTCGGCCTTTGCATTAACGCCATCTACCTATCCGCAAAATTGGGATTGGTATCATAACGAGTTTTTGGGATCGGGCCAGTACGGGAGCAATACCTGGCGGCCAACTTCGGCTATTTTACGGGTTGAAGATAAAGATCACCCGGTTACTAAAAATACGCCGCATACCTTTAAGGCGTCACCCAATGAGTGGTACCGCTGGGAAAAAGATCTTCGCCAGAATCCCAACATCCGCATTTTGCTGGCTATTGATTCGGCAAGCTTTCCGTTAGGAACAGGCCCTAAACAAAGCGAAATATGGCATAGTGGATATTATCCGGTAGTGTGGACTAACAAAAACTACAAAATGGTGTATTTTAACATGGGGCACAACGATATTGATTACGAACATCATACTAACAAAGATCTTTCGCATACCTTTGATAGCCCCGAAGAAAGTAAATTAATACTTGATGCCCTGTTTTGGGTGGGTACGGGTAAGAAAGTAAAATAGCTTAAAGCGTATATGGCAAAAAATACAGAGCATAAAATAAGGGCAATAATTACCGGCACAACCGGTATGGTAGGCGAGGGGGTATTGCACGAATGTTTGCAGCATCCACAGGTAGAAGAAGTGTTGATTATTAACCGCAAACCGCTTGGCCTCATTCATCCCAAGTTAAAGGAAATTATCCATGCCGATTTTTATGACCTATCACCTATAGCCCATGAGTTGGTGGGCTATAATGCCTGTTACTTTTGCCTCGGTGTAACTTCGGTGGGCAAAAAAGAACCTGAATATTTTAAGCTTACCTATACACTCACCATGCACCTGGCCGAAATTTTAAGTAAAACCGGTTATGATATGACATTCTGCTATGTATCTGGTGGAGGTACCGATAGTACCGAAAAAGGTAGCAGCATGTGGGCACGTGTAAAAGGTAAAACCGAAAATGATTTGATGAAACTACCCTTTAAACAGGTATTTGCATTCAGGCCCGGCTTTATTAAACCTACACCAGGCTTAAAAAATGCGCATGCCTTTTATAAGTATATCAATTGGTTATACCCAATTGGGAGGGCGATTTTTCCCAATGGATTCTGTACACTGAAGGAATTGGGATTAGCAATGATTAATGTTACTGCCGATGGTTATGACAAGCAAATTATCGACTCGAAAGACATTCACCTGCTTGGCGCTGAATGATTTTTAATTTTTTAATGTAACTTATGTAACAATTTAAACATTTGGCACAAAAATTAACTCCGGGTACACTTTATTTACGTATACATACTTAATGCCTGTGCCACAAAGCGATAAATTATTAACCGCAACCCGGTTCTTAGACCTCACTGTTGATAAAGAAAGTGAGCTAAAAGAACTTGCTGATCTGGCAACGTCGTTATTTTCGGTACCGTTTGCAATGATCCGTATTGCTGGGTATGATAAGCAGATCACTAATAAAAAATTTCCGCGCAAGGCCCATAAACAGATTGTTGATGATCCACTATACCAGCATCTCATCAGGCAGGATAAAAATCTGATCATTGAAAATATTGATACCGGGAAGTTCTCTAAATACCAGCCCTTTATCATCCAAAAGCATAAAATAAAATTTTATGCCAGTGTCCCCCTCATTACGCACGACGGCCATTACGCGGGTAATATATTGCTGATGGACCATCATCCGCAAAAATTAACCAAGGGACAAAAACAGGTAATTAAAATACTGGTAAAACGTATTTTGCATCTTATCGAATTTGATTACAGCCTGCGGGTTATTAAAGCACAGCACCATACTGCTAAGGAAACCGAAATTAAGCTGCGGTCGTTTTTCGAGAGTTCGGCTTCCTGCCATTTACTGATCGGGAAGGAGCTGGAGGTAATTGTGTTTAACCGTAACATGGCCGAGTTTATTGAACGGCATCATCATGTTACCCTTTATCCTGGCATAACTGTCGACAAAATTTTGCACGAGGCTTACCTGGAGGATTTTATACAGGATTATGAAAAGGCCTTGAGCGGCATACCTGTTAAATACGAGCGGGAAGTTGAGTATGCCGAAAAAACAATCTGGTGGTATGTAACTTTTGAGCCTGGCTACAACAATGCAGGCGAAATTGTCGGTATATCATACAATGCCACAGATATTACCGAGCGTAAGCACAATGAGAAAAAAATACTGGAGCAAAACAGTTCGTTAAGCACTATTGCACATATCCAATCGCACGAATTACGAAGGCCGGTAGCTTCTATCCTCGGTTTTATGCACTTGTTTAAATACGTGGGCTATAAAGCAACCAAACACGAACTTGTGATGATGGAAAAAGCCGTTAACGAGCTGGATGATAAGATTAAAGAGATTGTTGAAATCTCTACCAGGAGGTAAGCAGATCGCGCCTGCAACAAACTATTTACACAACACTTTTGAGGTTTCTTTATTGTTAAAGTATTACTACTTTTAGCAAAACCTTTACTTATGAGAAGAAACCAATTTGTAAGGTTGGCCGCCCTGCTAACTTTACTTTCAATGGCGAAGCCCTGCGCTTTGCTTGCCCAAACAGCCAATAACTGGCATAATTTATTTGATGGTAAAACCCTGAAAGGTTGGAAACGTGTAGCCGGCACCGCAACCTATAAGGTAGCCAATGGCGCTATTGTAGGTACAACGGTAGCCAACTCTGGCAATACATTTCTGGTAACCGAGAAGGAGTATAACGATTTTGTTCTGGAGCTTGATGTTAAGGTGGATAACGCCACCAGTAATTCGGGCATCCAAACGCGCAGCCATTTTAATACTCCTGGGCACGCTAACCGGGTTTATGGCAGGCAGGTAGAGATTGATCCGTCTGACCGGGCATGGTCGGGTGGTATTTATGACGAAGCCCGCCGCGATTGGCTTTACCCACTCGACCTGCACCCAGAAGCTAAAACTGCCTTTAAGCTGGGCGAGTATAATCACATTAAAATAGAATGCATCGGCAACGAAACCAAAACCTGGGTTAATAATATCCCTGTGGCTTATGTGGTTGATACGGTAGATTATAAAGGCTTTATTGGCCTGCAGGTACATGCCGTAAGCAAGCCAGAAGAAGCCGGCAAAAATGTTTATTTCAAGAACATCAAGATCCAAACTACCAATCTTAAACCTGCGGCTTTTCCGGCAGGTATCTATGTGGTTAACTATGTGCCCAATCACTTAAACAGTTATGAAGAAAAAAATGGCTGGAACCTGTTGTTCGATGGCAAAACCTCACAAGGCTGGGTAAGTGGTAAGGGCGATGCATTCCCGGCCAAGGGCTGGACAGTTAACGATGGCACCATGACCGTGCTATCCTCAGAAGGCAAAGAATCGCAAAACGGCGGCGATATTGTAACCCCGAAAGAATATGCAGCCTTTGATCTATCGTTCGAATTTAAACTCACGCCCGGTGCCAACAGTGGCGTAAAATACTTTGTAACCCTTGCAGAGAAAACTGATGGCTCTAATATTGGCCTCGAGTACCAGGTACTGGATGATGAGCTGCATCCCGATGCCAAGCTTGGCCGCAATGGCGACCGCACGTTGGCTTCGCTATATGATCTTTTCCCGGCCAATAAACAAAAGCGTTTTATCCGTCCGATTGGTGCCTGGAATAATGGCCGCATTGTAGTTTACCCCGATAACCGCGTGGTACACTATTTAAACGGCGTTAAAGTCTTAGAGTATCTACGCGGCTCACAGGAGTTTTTGGATGCTGTTAAGATTAGCAAGTATGTGGTATGGCCTAACTTCGGTATGGCGCCAAAAGGGCATTTGCTGTTGCAGGATCATGGCAACCAAGTATCGTTTCGCAGTATTAAAATTAAAGAATTGTAAGCTATGGAAAACTCACGTCGTCAATTTATAAAACAAAGCGCTCTGTTAGGGGCTGGTGTTATGGCTTCAAAAGTATCATGGTCGGCACAAAGCTATCGCCGTATTATGGGTTCAAATGATCGGGTACGGATCGGGGTTGTCGGCTTTTCAGACCGCCACAGAAACTCGCATCTGCCCAGCTTTATGAACTGTTATAAAGAACTCAACTTTGATGTGGTAGCCGTATCCGACCTCTGGAACCGCCGACGCGACGAAGGTGTTGCTATCTGGAAAGATAAAATGGGACATGATATTGTAGCCTGCCGCAATAACGATGAGCTATACAGCAAAAAACTGGTTGATGCAGTGTTTATCAGCACTGCCGATTTTCAGCACGCCCAGCATACCATCGAAGCCGTTAAGGCTGGCTGCGATGCCTATGTAGAAAAGCCTTTTGCCGAGAGCATGGAAGATAACCGTGCAGCTTTGAAAGCAGTTAAGGAAAGCAGCCGCATTGTACAAATTGGTTCACAGCGCAGGAGCGGGGCTAATTATATGGCTGCCGATGAGTTTATTAAATCGGGTAAGTTTGGGCCGATAACCATGGTTGAGTTGACCTGGAACGTAAACCAGCCGGGCCGCTGGCGTAGGCCGGAGTTAGTAGCGCTGCTAAAAGAACAGGATACCGACTGGAAACGCTTCCTCATTAATCGCCCTTATGAAGCCTTCGACCCGAGAAAATATTTGGAATACCGTTTGTTCTGGCCATATTCATCAGGTTTGCCCGGCCAGTGGATGAGCCACCAGATCGATACCGTACACTGGTTTAGCGGCTTAAAACATCCGCGCAGCGTGGTTGCCAATGGCGGTATTTATACCTGGAAAGATGGCCGCAAAAACTGGGATACCATAACAGCGGTGTTTGACTATGGCCCACAGGACGACCCATCAAATGGTTTCCAGGTTACGTTTGCTTCGCGAATGGGAAATGGGGATGAGAACCCGGCC
Coding sequences within:
- a CDS encoding malate:quinone oxidoreductase, which encodes MSTQTSIKQEADVVLIGAGIMSATLGAMLKTLQPDLTIEIFERLDVIAAESSDAMNNAGTGHSAFCELNYTPQLQDGTVDISKAIKIADQFEISKEFWSYLVENGLIKSAESFISTVPHMSFVWGDENVDYLKKRHEALTKNHLFKGMEYSEDKALLQQWVPLVMEGRDPNEKVSATKMDLGTDVNFGSLTNSLFNYLKLQTGVNMHLQHDVTDIKRKGSNWVVKVKDLANGGSRKITTKFVFVGAGGGALHLLQKSGIPESKGFGGFPVSGQWLVCKDQTIIKRHQAKVYGKASVGSPPMSVPHLDTRMINGTKALLFGPYAGFSTRFLKKGSLLDLFTSIKLNNIRPLLAAGIDNIPLTRYLISQVLQSQEDRLTALRDYYPNAKSEDWDLEIAGQRVQVIKKDPRRGGVLEFGTEVVTAADGSIAALLGASPGASTSVPIMIQLIERCFKAQAQTSDWQAKLKTMIPSYGQSLSKNAELANATRERTSKVLKLV
- a CDS encoding phytoene desaturase family protein, which encodes MTKRDYDAVVVGSGPNGLAAAITMQQAGLSVLLIEAKDTIGGGLRTAELTLPGFKHDVCSAIHPLAVSSPFFKNLPLKKYGLEFIYSPNAAAHPFDDSAAAVLQNSLLATATGLGADASAYQKLIQPLLTSWPDILPDVLAPLQWPAHPLKMAGFGIKALRSAESIAKQYFETEEAKALWAGMAAHGMQPLHKPVTAAIALVLLLAAHYKGWPIPKGGSQQIADALAAHFIALGGKIETGTMVTSLQQLPSSHAVLFDVGPRQLLQIAGHSFSSIYKWQLERYKYGMGVYKVDWALAEPIPFTAEACRQAGTVHIGGTYAEVAASEQAAWEGRISDKPFVLLAQQSLFDDTRAPEGKHSAWGYCHVPNASTVDMTNVIEKQVERFAPGFRERIIGRHTMDSKQMETYNPNYFGGDINGGIQNITQLFTRPALRFSPYRTSARGLYICSASTPPGGGVHGMCGYHAAKRALKDVFKLS
- a CDS encoding ThuA domain-containing protein, which gives rise to MLNNPSKALIRLAVLCIALFLPVVLFAQNSKPKFRVIAFYTAKNDQAHISFVHEANKWFPQMAEKYKFAYDSTSNWSNLNAEYLSHYQVVLFLDTRPDDPAQREAFQKYMENGGGWMGFHFSAFALTPSTYPQNWDWYHNEFLGSGQYGSNTWRPTSAILRVEDKDHPVTKNTPHTFKASPNEWYRWEKDLRQNPNIRILLAIDSASFPLGTGPKQSEIWHSGYYPVVWTNKNYKMVYFNMGHNDIDYEHHTNKDLSHTFDSPEESKLILDALFWVGTGKKVK
- a CDS encoding NAD-dependent epimerase/dehydratase family protein gives rise to the protein MAKNTEHKIRAIITGTTGMVGEGVLHECLQHPQVEEVLIINRKPLGLIHPKLKEIIHADFYDLSPIAHELVGYNACYFCLGVTSVGKKEPEYFKLTYTLTMHLAEILSKTGYDMTFCYVSGGGTDSTEKGSSMWARVKGKTENDLMKLPFKQVFAFRPGFIKPTPGLKNAHAFYKYINWLYPIGRAIFPNGFCTLKELGLAMINVTADGYDKQIIDSKDIHLLGAE
- a CDS encoding PAS domain S-box protein translates to MPVPQSDKLLTATRFLDLTVDKESELKELADLATSLFSVPFAMIRIAGYDKQITNKKFPRKAHKQIVDDPLYQHLIRQDKNLIIENIDTGKFSKYQPFIIQKHKIKFYASVPLITHDGHYAGNILLMDHHPQKLTKGQKQVIKILVKRILHLIEFDYSLRVIKAQHHTAKETEIKLRSFFESSASCHLLIGKELEVIVFNRNMAEFIERHHHVTLYPGITVDKILHEAYLEDFIQDYEKALSGIPVKYEREVEYAEKTIWWYVTFEPGYNNAGEIVGISYNATDITERKHNEKKILEQNSSLSTIAHIQSHELRRPVASILGFMHLFKYVGYKATKHELVMMEKAVNELDDKIKEIVEISTRR
- a CDS encoding 3-keto-disaccharide hydrolase; amino-acid sequence: MRRNQFVRLAALLTLLSMAKPCALLAQTANNWHNLFDGKTLKGWKRVAGTATYKVANGAIVGTTVANSGNTFLVTEKEYNDFVLELDVKVDNATSNSGIQTRSHFNTPGHANRVYGRQVEIDPSDRAWSGGIYDEARRDWLYPLDLHPEAKTAFKLGEYNHIKIECIGNETKTWVNNIPVAYVVDTVDYKGFIGLQVHAVSKPEEAGKNVYFKNIKIQTTNLKPAAFPAGIYVVNYVPNHLNSYEEKNGWNLLFDGKTSQGWVSGKGDAFPAKGWTVNDGTMTVLSSEGKESQNGGDIVTPKEYAAFDLSFEFKLTPGANSGVKYFVTLAEKTDGSNIGLEYQVLDDELHPDAKLGRNGDRTLASLYDLFPANKQKRFIRPIGAWNNGRIVVYPDNRVVHYLNGVKVLEYLRGSQEFLDAVKISKYVVWPNFGMAPKGHLLLQDHGNQVSFRSIKIKEL
- a CDS encoding Gfo/Idh/MocA family protein; the protein is MENSRRQFIKQSALLGAGVMASKVSWSAQSYRRIMGSNDRVRIGVVGFSDRHRNSHLPSFMNCYKELNFDVVAVSDLWNRRRDEGVAIWKDKMGHDIVACRNNDELYSKKLVDAVFISTADFQHAQHTIEAVKAGCDAYVEKPFAESMEDNRAALKAVKESSRIVQIGSQRRSGANYMAADEFIKSGKFGPITMVELTWNVNQPGRWRRPELVALLKEQDTDWKRFLINRPYEAFDPRKYLEYRLFWPYSSGLPGQWMSHQIDTVHWFSGLKHPRSVVANGGIYTWKDGRKNWDTITAVFDYGPQDDPSNGFQVTFASRMGNGDENPAEIYYSNGGELNLNTNKVSPRGGLTEKMAAAMNLKPNLLPELDLANTGKVEVAANTGGDILTSNHVRNWMECVRSRKQPHAPVEVGYAHSIANIMTTAASHTGTRATFDEHTQEVMVNGKVFKS